In a single window of the Mesorhizobium shangrilense genome:
- a CDS encoding rhamnose ABC transporter substrate-binding protein translates to MKRFSMAALAALLAVGVAVPAMAQAINAEKGKKADLVLLPKFLGILVFDQANEGAQEAHKELQNPGELLFLGPTPENSVAGQIEIITTATTQGKNGIMLSNNAGDQIAPAAEGAQKAGAKVVTWDSPIPSGKGEDVFVAQVDFGSIGTVMADMAHSILGGKGEMAVLSASPDAANQNSWIAAMVEALKGDKYKDIKLVDTVYGDDQSEVSYNRALALVDKYPNLGLIMSPTTVGIQATAKAMQDEGLCDKVKVSGLGLPSEMVSYTKNGCAPEFALWDFRDLGYLTYYTTYLMATGQMKGEIGEAFVAGRMGEYKIEADPGRANAKRILMGPFTIYNKDNVEAAAK, encoded by the coding sequence ATGAAGAGATTTTCGATGGCGGCCCTTGCCGCCCTGCTGGCGGTTGGCGTGGCCGTTCCCGCCATGGCGCAGGCGATCAACGCAGAGAAGGGCAAGAAGGCCGATCTCGTCCTCTTGCCGAAATTCCTCGGCATCCTGGTCTTCGACCAGGCGAACGAGGGCGCCCAGGAGGCGCACAAGGAACTGCAGAACCCTGGTGAGCTTCTCTTCCTCGGCCCGACGCCCGAAAACAGCGTCGCCGGCCAGATCGAGATCATCACGACCGCGACCACCCAGGGCAAGAACGGCATCATGCTGTCGAACAACGCCGGCGACCAGATCGCGCCGGCCGCCGAGGGTGCGCAGAAGGCGGGCGCCAAGGTCGTGACGTGGGATTCGCCGATCCCGTCCGGCAAGGGCGAGGACGTGTTCGTCGCGCAGGTCGACTTCGGCTCGATCGGCACGGTGATGGCCGACATGGCGCACTCGATCCTGGGCGGCAAGGGCGAGATGGCGGTGCTGTCGGCCTCGCCAGACGCGGCCAACCAGAACTCCTGGATCGCGGCCATGGTCGAAGCGCTGAAGGGCGACAAGTACAAGGACATCAAGCTGGTCGACACGGTCTATGGCGACGACCAGTCGGAGGTCAGTTACAACCGCGCGCTGGCGCTGGTCGACAAGTATCCGAACCTCGGCCTCATCATGTCGCCGACCACCGTCGGCATCCAGGCGACCGCCAAGGCGATGCAGGACGAGGGGCTCTGCGACAAGGTCAAGGTGTCGGGCCTCGGCCTGCCGTCCGAGATGGTCTCCTACACGAAGAACGGCTGCGCGCCCGAATTCGCGCTGTGGGACTTCCGCGACCTCGGCTACCTCACCTATTACACGACCTACCTGATGGCCACGGGCCAGATGAAGGGCGAGATCGGCGAAGCCTTCGTCGCCGGCCGCATGGGCGAGTACAAGATCGAGGCCGATCCCGGCCGCGCCAACGCAAAGCGCATCCTGATGGGACCGTTCACGATCTACAACAAGGACAATGTCGAGGCGGCCGCGAAGTAG
- the zupT gene encoding zinc transporter ZupT yields the protein MGELFGPNVMIALAITLGAGIATVFGSFLVVFARHTNTRLLAFGLAFAGGAMVYVSLVEIFYKAQVAFAQSLPDKQAYAWATLWFFVGVMMLVVIDRLVPNPHASMDSDQIRSFAGEADLPHAGMTIVDRQREQLLRRVGLMAALAITAHNLPEGLATFFATLESPVVGLPLALAIAIHNIPEGVSIAVPVFYATGSKTKAVLASLISGLAEVVGAVVGYLILAPFLSDAVFGAVFGLIAGAMVYLALDELLPASRAYAKGHETVYGMVIGMAAIAASLVLFR from the coding sequence ATGGGCGAATTGTTCGGCCCCAATGTGATGATCGCGCTTGCGATCACGCTTGGCGCCGGCATCGCCACGGTTTTCGGCTCGTTCCTCGTCGTCTTCGCCCGTCACACCAATACGCGCCTGCTCGCCTTCGGCCTTGCCTTCGCGGGCGGCGCAATGGTCTACGTCTCGCTGGTCGAGATCTTCTACAAGGCGCAGGTCGCCTTCGCACAGTCGCTGCCGGACAAGCAGGCATACGCCTGGGCGACGCTCTGGTTCTTCGTCGGGGTTATGATGCTGGTCGTGATCGACCGGCTGGTGCCCAATCCGCATGCCTCGATGGACAGCGACCAGATCAGGAGCTTCGCCGGCGAAGCCGATCTGCCGCATGCCGGCATGACGATAGTCGACCGCCAGCGCGAGCAGCTTCTGCGGCGTGTCGGCCTGATGGCCGCGCTGGCCATCACGGCGCACAATCTGCCCGAAGGTCTGGCGACCTTTTTCGCCACGCTGGAAAGCCCTGTCGTAGGCCTGCCGCTGGCACTTGCCATCGCCATCCACAACATCCCCGAGGGGGTGTCGATCGCCGTGCCCGTCTTCTACGCGACTGGCTCCAAGACGAAGGCGGTTCTCGCCTCGCTGATCTCGGGCCTTGCGGAAGTCGTCGGGGCTGTCGTCGGCTACCTGATCCTGGCGCCGTTCCTCTCTGATGCCGTCTTCGGCGCGGTGTTCGGACTTATCGCCGGCGCCATGGTCTATCTGGCGCTGGACGAACTGCTGCCCGCTTCGCGCGCCTACGCCAAGGGCCACGAGACCGTGTACGGAATGGTCATCGGCATGGCGGCGATCGCGGCCAGTCTCGTGCTGTTCCGCTAG
- the leuB gene encoding 3-isopropylmalate dehydrogenase, whose translation MASRKLLLLPGDGIGPEAMAEVKKLIAVMNDKFGAGFETEEGLAGGCAYDAHGQAISEADMAKALAADAVLFGAVGGPKWDSVPYEVRPEAGLLRLRKEMQLFANLRPAICYPALAASSSLKQDVIEGLDILIVRELTGGVYFGEPKEIIDLGNGQKRGIDTQIYDTFEIERISGVAFELARTRKNHVTSMEKRNVMKSGVLWNEVVTQTHKAKYSDVKLDHMLADAGGMQLVRWPKQFDVIVTDNLFGDMLSDIAAMLTGSIGMLPSASLGAPDARTGSRKALYEPVHGSAPDIAGKGIANPIAMIASFAMCLRYSFNMVAEADRLEAAIASVLDEGYRTKDIMSEGCIEIGTTMMGDKLVEKFQSLLA comes from the coding sequence ATGGCATCGCGCAAACTTCTCCTCCTGCCCGGCGACGGCATCGGCCCGGAGGCGATGGCGGAAGTGAAAAAGCTGATCGCCGTGATGAACGACAAATTCGGCGCCGGCTTCGAAACCGAGGAAGGGCTGGCCGGCGGCTGCGCCTACGACGCGCACGGACAGGCGATCTCGGAAGCCGACATGGCCAAGGCGCTCGCCGCCGACGCCGTGCTGTTCGGCGCGGTCGGCGGCCCCAAGTGGGACAGCGTGCCTTACGAAGTGCGTCCCGAGGCCGGCCTGCTCAGGCTGCGCAAGGAGATGCAGCTCTTCGCCAACCTTCGCCCGGCGATCTGCTACCCGGCGCTGGCGGCGTCTTCCTCGCTCAAGCAGGACGTCATCGAAGGCCTCGACATCCTGATCGTGCGCGAGCTGACCGGCGGCGTCTATTTCGGCGAGCCTAAGGAGATCATCGATCTCGGCAACGGCCAGAAGCGCGGCATCGACACGCAGATCTACGACACCTTCGAGATCGAGCGCATCTCGGGCGTCGCCTTCGAACTGGCCCGCACGCGCAAGAACCACGTCACCTCGATGGAAAAGCGCAACGTCATGAAGTCGGGCGTGCTGTGGAACGAGGTCGTCACCCAGACGCACAAGGCCAAGTATTCGGACGTCAAGCTCGACCACATGCTGGCTGACGCCGGCGGCATGCAGCTCGTGCGCTGGCCCAAGCAGTTCGACGTCATCGTCACCGACAACCTGTTCGGCGACATGCTGTCCGACATCGCGGCCATGCTGACCGGCTCGATCGGCATGTTGCCCTCGGCGTCGCTCGGCGCGCCGGACGCCCGGACCGGCAGCCGCAAGGCGCTCTACGAGCCGGTGCACGGCTCAGCGCCTGATATCGCCGGCAAGGGCATTGCCAACCCCATCGCCATGATCGCCTCCTTCGCCATGTGCCTGCGCTATTCGTTCAACATGGTGGCCGAGGCGGACCGGCTCGAGGCGGCGATCGCCTCGGTGCTCGACGAAGGCTACCGGACGAAGGACATCATGTCGGAAGGCTGCATCGAGATCGGCACGACCATGATGGGCGACAAGCTGGTCGAGAAGTTCCAGTCGCTGCTCGCGTGA
- a CDS encoding sugar ABC transporter ATP-binding protein → MTQPVLEMRDISKNFAMTAALDGLSIALQPGEIHGLVGENGAGKSTLIKIMTGVHQPSSGDISVHGEKRVINGPREAQALGIAAIYQEPMVFPDLDVAENIFISHRDRGQIVNWTKTRADAGALLARLGVNIDVERPASGLTLAEQQAVEIARALSLDVRVLIMDEPTASLSAHETRQLLAIARTLQKQGVAVVYISHRLEEVFEIADSVTVMRDGRHISTRAIGDTSPERLIAEMVGRDVGQFFARVPSSARDEVVLSVEGLGREGVFSDVGFDLRAGEVLCFAGLVGARRTDVALSIFGVEPADTGTIRIGGKIISPRTPQDGMAEGIAYVSEDRRKLGLAMTMPIYANATLPTLQRFLARFGFIRHDQELAMAESYRKRLNIRTPDVETDVGKLSGGNQQKVMLAKWLHMDPKILILDEPTRGIDVGAKAEVHAIIHELARKGVAIIVISSDLPEVLSLADRILVMREGRQMGILDGDTATQESVMTLATGQAPRREAA, encoded by the coding sequence ATGACCCAACCCGTCCTGGAGATGCGCGACATCTCCAAGAACTTCGCGATGACAGCTGCCCTCGACGGCCTGTCGATCGCGCTCCAGCCCGGCGAGATCCATGGGCTCGTCGGCGAGAACGGCGCCGGCAAGTCGACCCTCATCAAGATCATGACCGGCGTGCATCAGCCGAGTTCGGGTGATATATCAGTCCATGGCGAGAAGCGGGTGATCAACGGGCCGCGTGAGGCGCAGGCACTTGGCATCGCTGCGATATATCAGGAGCCGATGGTCTTTCCCGACCTCGACGTCGCCGAGAATATCTTCATCAGCCACCGTGACCGGGGCCAGATCGTCAACTGGACGAAGACGCGCGCCGACGCGGGCGCACTGCTCGCCCGCCTCGGCGTCAACATCGACGTGGAGCGCCCCGCGAGCGGCCTCACCCTTGCCGAGCAGCAGGCGGTGGAGATCGCGCGTGCGCTGTCGCTCGACGTGCGCGTGCTGATCATGGACGAGCCGACCGCTTCGCTTTCTGCGCACGAGACCCGGCAGCTCCTCGCCATCGCCAGGACGCTGCAGAAGCAGGGCGTCGCCGTCGTCTATATCTCGCACCGCCTGGAAGAGGTCTTCGAGATTGCCGACAGCGTCACGGTCATGCGCGACGGCCGCCACATCTCCACTCGTGCCATAGGCGATACGAGCCCTGAGAGGCTGATCGCCGAGATGGTCGGCCGCGACGTCGGCCAGTTTTTCGCCCGCGTTCCGTCGAGCGCCCGCGACGAGGTGGTGCTGTCGGTCGAAGGGCTCGGTCGCGAGGGCGTGTTCTCGGACGTCGGCTTCGACCTCCGCGCCGGCGAGGTGCTCTGTTTCGCCGGTCTGGTCGGCGCCCGCCGCACCGACGTGGCGCTCTCCATTTTTGGGGTCGAGCCGGCAGACACCGGAACAATCAGGATCGGCGGAAAAATCATCTCGCCGAGGACGCCGCAGGACGGCATGGCGGAAGGCATCGCCTATGTGTCGGAAGACCGGCGCAAGCTCGGTCTCGCCATGACCATGCCGATCTACGCCAACGCCACGCTGCCCACGCTGCAGCGGTTCCTTGCACGCTTCGGCTTCATCCGACACGACCAGGAACTCGCCATGGCCGAGAGCTACCGCAAGCGCCTCAACATCCGCACGCCGGATGTCGAGACCGACGTAGGCAAGCTCTCCGGGGGCAACCAGCAGAAGGTCATGCTCGCGAAATGGCTGCACATGGACCCGAAAATCCTGATCCTCGACGAGCCGACGCGCGGGATCGACGTCGGCGCCAAGGCGGAGGTCCACGCCATCATCCATGAGCTGGCCCGCAAGGGCGTCGCCATCATCGTGATCTCCTCCGACCTGCCGGAGGTGCTGTCGCTGGCCGACCGCATCCTGGTCATGCGCGAGGGGCGGCAGATGGGCATTCTCGACGGCGACACGGCCACGCAGGAGAGCGTGATGACGCTCGCCACCGGCCAGGCTCCCCGGCGCGAGGCCGCCTGA